A single window of Parabacteroides sp. FAFU027 DNA harbors:
- a CDS encoding DUF5017 domain-containing protein — protein sequence MKKLIFILLTSVALFSCNDVAVNTPDDFTVNTNIVAKAGDTIVITKGDTVNFNFTGNPDYITFFPGTPGYEYRYSGVAQRDGDSSLVYFSTKLGATTGTTGTLTVLASNDFTGTMDSANIKKATWVPVTQKFKLATTTTAVESGKVRIDTISGIDKKRPVYFAFRFVSDSIKTTTDITKPWMITAFSFTNYFSNGITYQLANDMRSAGFVTKSLKNSSNYWYFSNSTLTFAINAKSVGTAGDEDWVISRALDMRCVPADAGLVVKSLKTTGLITSYSYVFTQTGVFTASFVAKNQSYDTAKDVVRQMIVKVVNP from the coding sequence ATGAAGAAGCTAATATTCATATTACTCACATCAGTTGCGTTATTCTCATGTAACGACGTAGCTGTCAATACACCGGATGATTTTACCGTAAATACCAATATCGTTGCCAAAGCAGGAGATACCATTGTCATCACAAAGGGAGATACAGTGAATTTTAATTTTACGGGAAATCCGGATTATATAACTTTTTTTCCCGGGACACCCGGTTATGAATATCGTTATTCGGGAGTAGCCCAGCGTGATGGAGATTCGAGCCTTGTCTACTTCTCAACCAAACTGGGCGCAACAACAGGAACAACAGGGACGCTTACCGTGTTGGCATCTAACGACTTTACAGGAACAATGGATTCTGCCAATATCAAAAAAGCGACCTGGGTGCCGGTTACGCAAAAGTTTAAGTTAGCAACGACTACAACAGCTGTCGAATCTGGAAAAGTTCGTATAGATACCATTTCGGGGATTGATAAAAAACGTCCGGTCTATTTTGCTTTCCGGTTTGTCTCTGATTCTATCAAAACCACTACGGATATCACTAAACCATGGATGATTACTGCATTTTCATTTACCAATTATTTCTCCAATGGTATTACATATCAGTTAGCGAATGATATGAGATCAGCCGGTTTTGTAACTAAGAGTTTGAAAAACAGTTCCAACTATTGGTATTTCTCAAATTCGACGCTGACATTTGCCATTAATGCTAAAAGTGTTGGTACTGCAGGGGACGAAGACTGGGTAATTTCACGGGCATTGGATATGAGATGTGTGCCGGCTGATGCCGGACTTGTTGTTAAGAGTCTTAAAACAACAGGTTTAATCACTTCGTATTCTTATGTGTTCACACAAACCGGAGTGTTTACTGCATCATTTGTGGCTAAAAACCAATCTTACGATACCGCTAAAGATGTGGTTAGACAGATGATTGTAAAGGTTGTAAATCCGTAA
- a CDS encoding RagB/SusD family nutrient uptake outer membrane protein: MKRIVLFLSIFGVILTSCKDYLDTEPTGSLTPSNSYASKSLITSALAASYLGLKSAYVYGQFYPAYENAPTDESFFFTSNPTYPYAYYNNQASDNSQLLNFWQQCYVSINNANTLLANIDASAAKGGVDTTYVRKAKGEALFLRSYYYFLLTQWFGGVPMLTQSIEDPNNILIERTPEKEMYDQIIADMIQSEKWLDGQTSASMGYSDRVTQDAVRGILARVFLYAAGEPVNGTNKFSQSECYHQSAIWASKLIKAGTHDLLSSYKQVFIDEAQNAYNTENIWEIGFNQFGVGVVAASGTIGVYCGPTHSYLRSSTTDDYDGYCYNYLRPHPRLFLSYEAGDSRRDWNIANYSFKSSGYSTTASNYYNDAKVPLDTTKLWSRSAGKWRREYEPVSSRLVKNSSAENFPVLRYADVLLMYAEALNEIDSTTVNGCTLTKFDAINKVRARAISTSRVVDHISWTTGTGYTSDPVVTVSGGGGSGAEVTIASQYLMSTTTNRTIYPLLTVQGSGYTTAPTVTIGNGWAANTPYKVGDQVAAPNGKLYTVTMAGTTTTTAPTNSSGSSAAATTGAVFYYVGTAAKAVAYLSDMPNVNLSGLNKNDFRAAIMMERYHELCFEALRLQDLRRWGILIPMVKDLANDLNATNLTGFYIKNADGSNSSYFQKFKWKMIIPGTAELSANDVIYINSDVMYPVTNIGTKDLYWPIPLRELNLNYKLTQNPGY; the protein is encoded by the coding sequence ATGAAGCGAATAGTATTGTTTCTATCCATATTTGGCGTCATCCTGACATCTTGTAAGGATTATCTGGATACAGAGCCGACCGGTTCTTTGACTCCTTCAAATTCGTACGCTTCCAAAAGCCTGATTACAAGTGCACTGGCAGCAAGCTATCTGGGCCTTAAATCGGCTTATGTTTACGGTCAGTTTTATCCGGCCTATGAGAATGCTCCTACGGATGAATCATTCTTTTTTACATCCAATCCGACTTATCCGTATGCTTATTATAATAATCAGGCCAGTGATAACTCTCAGTTATTGAACTTTTGGCAGCAGTGTTATGTGTCAATTAATAATGCCAATACGTTGTTGGCAAATATTGATGCTTCGGCTGCAAAAGGAGGAGTGGATACCACCTATGTAAGAAAAGCAAAGGGTGAAGCTCTCTTTCTGAGAAGCTATTATTATTTTCTGCTTACACAGTGGTTTGGAGGTGTACCAATGTTGACTCAATCTATTGAAGATCCAAATAATATATTGATTGAACGTACTCCTGAAAAGGAAATGTATGATCAGATTATAGCTGATATGATCCAGTCAGAAAAATGGTTGGATGGACAGACATCAGCATCTATGGGATATTCAGACCGGGTAACGCAGGACGCTGTGCGGGGAATTCTGGCTCGTGTGTTTTTGTATGCAGCCGGAGAGCCTGTTAATGGTACCAATAAATTCTCTCAGAGCGAATGTTATCATCAATCGGCAATCTGGGCCAGTAAATTGATTAAGGCCGGAACTCATGACCTGTTGAGCTCCTATAAACAGGTATTTATTGATGAGGCGCAAAATGCATATAATACTGAAAATATCTGGGAAATCGGATTTAACCAGTTTGGAGTAGGGGTAGTCGCTGCGAGTGGTACAATTGGTGTGTATTGCGGACCGACTCACTCTTATCTGAGAAGTTCCACGACTGATGATTATGATGGTTATTGCTACAACTATCTGAGACCGCATCCGCGTCTGTTCCTTTCATACGAAGCAGGAGACTCGCGCAGAGACTGGAATATAGCTAATTATTCATTCAAAAGCTCCGGATACAGCACAACTGCTTCAAACTATTACAATGATGCAAAAGTACCATTGGATACTACTAAATTGTGGTCAAGATCAGCGGGGAAATGGCGTAGAGAGTATGAACCTGTATCAAGTCGTTTGGTGAAGAACAGTTCTGCTGAGAACTTTCCGGTATTGCGTTATGCTGATGTATTACTGATGTATGCTGAAGCTCTGAATGAAATAGATAGTACGACTGTCAATGGATGTACGCTTACCAAATTTGATGCAATCAATAAAGTACGGGCCAGAGCGATTTCAACAAGTCGTGTTGTAGATCACATAAGCTGGACTACAGGTACTGGGTATACATCAGATCCTGTTGTAACTGTTTCTGGAGGCGGAGGCTCCGGAGCTGAAGTTACGATTGCCAGTCAGTATCTGATGAGTACAACTACAAACAGAACAATTTATCCTCTGCTTACAGTACAAGGGAGTGGATATACCACGGCTCCGACCGTTACAATCGGAAATGGTTGGGCTGCAAATACACCTTACAAAGTCGGTGATCAGGTAGCAGCTCCTAATGGTAAGCTCTACACGGTAACGATGGCAGGTACTACCACGACAACTGCGCCAACCAACTCATCAGGTTCTTCAGCGGCAGCGACTACCGGTGCGGTATTCTATTATGTAGGAACAGCCGCTAAAGCGGTTGCATACCTCAGTGATATGCCAAATGTAAATCTTAGCGGTCTGAATAAGAATGACTTCCGTGCGGCTATCATGATGGAACGCTACCATGAGCTGTGTTTTGAAGCATTACGTTTGCAAGACCTTCGAAGATGGGGTATCCTGATTCCTATGGTTAAGGATTTGGCAAATGACCTGAATGCGACGAATCTTACCGGTTTTTATATCAAAAATGCAGATGGTTCAAACTCATCTTATTTCCAGAAGTTCAAATGGAAAATGATAATACCTGGAACTGCAGAGCTTTCCGCCAATGATGTCATTTACATAAACAGTGACGTTATGTATCCGGTTACCAACATTGGAACAAAAGACCTTTATTGGCCGATTCCTTTGCGGGAGCTTAATCTCAACTACAAATTAACTCAGAATCCGGGCTATTAA